One part of the Aspergillus fumigatus Af293 chromosome 7, whole genome shotgun sequence genome encodes these proteins:
- a CDS encoding ankyrin repeat domain-containing protein has translation MEPLSILTLVGTLASLLSTVNDALTEYQQSVDKRRKAFSTLKDIESECIATSAVAESTKKIVEHDFSQETGEQNRLIDVLGSNVKELERLVTSLDESIKLILRHKSSSKIRNAIATKEVFLKNKLQKIRQKRGLIGLVTQALMSGDILEMKRLVKSSLGNTREKMIDEKGRELMEEVAGEKRTDIIQRLLKEGADPNFLTIDFRPPGHPKAVTPLLYAIQGPPERCYEAVDVLLSYGAIPNLVVGDEPLLWQAFASGNIEIATMLLDAGADVQYPCVKGGGRSLLGTAVFSESFADRKLELVELALMYGANTDTKAPNGNTPLHDAVEMRKGIEIVDVLLRAYANVDSCARDDLTPLMMAAQIGDQAVTNLLVENGAAPWLRSKDGLTAAEIARREGHIALAANLETFTE, from the exons ATGGAGCCTTTGAGCATCCTCACCCTAGTGGGAACCCTGGCCAGTCTCCTAAGCACTGTCAATGACGCTCTCACTGAGTATCAGCAATCAGTagacaaaagaagaaaagcttTTTCTACCTTGAAAGATATCGAGAGCGAGTGCATCGCCACTAGTGCAGTTGCTGAGAGCACAAAGAAAATCGTCGAGCACGACTTTAGTCAAGAGACTGGTGAACAGAACAGACTGATTGACGTACTTGGGTCCAATGTCAAAGAACTTGAGCGACTCGTCACATCCCTTGACGAAAGCATTAAGCTCATACTGAGACACAAAAGTTCTAGTAAAATACGAAACGCGATCGCGACGAAGGAAGTCTTCCTCAAGAACAAGCTTCAGAAGATTCGGCAAAAGCGTGGATTGATTGGTTTAGTCACACAGGCGTTAATGTC GGGCGATATTCTTGAAATGAAGAGACTCGTGAAGTCGAGTCTCGGGAATACTAGAGAGAAAATGATTGACGAAAAAGGCCGGGAACTGATGGAAGAAGTCGCAGGAGAGAAACGAACAGATATTATCCAGCGCTTGCTCAAGGAAGGTGCCGACCCCAACTTCCTAACTATCGATTTCCGTCCCCCGGGCCACCCCAAAGCCGTCACTCCACTCTTGTACGCGATACAAGGCCCTCCTGAGCGTTGTTACGAAGCTGTCGATGTTCTGCTGAGCTATGGCGCAATTCCAAATTTGGTGGTCGGTGACGAGCCACTCCTCTGGCAAGCCTTCGCGAGTGGTAACATTGAAATTGCGACAATGCTGCTTGACGCCGGGGCGGACGTGCAATACCCATGCGTGAAGGGCGGGGGACGCAGCCTACTAGGGACGGCCGTTTTCTCCGAGAGCTTTGCGGATCGGAAGCTAGAGCTCGTCGAGCTTGCCTTGATGTATGGTGCCAACACGGATACGAAAGCACCAAATGGCAATACACCGCTGCATGATGCAGTAGAAATGCGCAAGGGGATAGAAATCGTTGATGTTCTCCTGAGAGCATATGCAAATGTCGACTCTTGTGCTAGGGATGATCTGACGCCTCTTATGATGGCGGCGCAAATTGGCGATCAGGCTGTAACCAATCTTTTAGTGGAAAATGGTGCGGCTCCATGGCTCAGGTCGAAAGACGGACTGACGGCTGCCGAAATCGCCAGGCGGGAGGGTCATATTGCCTTAGCCGCTAATTTGGAGACTTTCACGGAGTAG